A region of Nostoc sp. 'Peltigera membranacea cyanobiont' N6 DNA encodes the following proteins:
- a CDS encoding VOC family protein yields MCTHPQIEQQITFFYTHNLNASTEFSEQMLGLKLWLDQGTCRIYTVSGSGYLGFCQASEKSTPPSDKQPSVIFTLVTQQVDEWFEYLKERGVKFEKPPILNEKYNIYHCFFRDPSGYLIEIQRFETNDKKRHN; encoded by the coding sequence ATGTGTACTCATCCGCAAATTGAACAGCAAATTACCTTCTTTTATACCCACAATCTTAATGCCTCTACTGAATTCTCCGAACAAATGCTGGGTTTGAAGTTATGGCTTGACCAAGGAACTTGTCGAATTTATACTGTTAGTGGATCTGGATACTTGGGATTTTGCCAAGCAAGCGAAAAATCCACTCCTCCATCTGACAAGCAACCAAGTGTCATTTTTACCCTAGTAACGCAGCAGGTAGATGAGTGGTTTGAATATCTCAAAGAACGTGGTGTCAAATTTGAAAAGCCACCGATACTAAATGAAAAGTACAATATTTACCACTGTTTTTTCCGCGATCCCAGTGGTTATTTGATTGAAATTCAACGTTTTGAGACTAACGACAAAAAAAGACATAACTAA
- a CDS encoding SIMPL domain-containing protein yields MRNITALILVSITVTVGIGVLTPKATNAQLFYPPASDRHSLMVIGQGVVRVPADTADIELVFSREDSNDDLETKPSSLPQTRNISSPSRYASGNGSPSLLEQQHQAASPTLLLNYKKAAESLPSKKSLTKATLQPVVNSLVAKGIRADKIQVQISPDSSENSAKILVRLEKPTRDRVQEIVATANKSTSQLENLSVKSVGVEYAVNDCQALQSSVYQSAMKDAQSRAQALATAMGVKLDIPSVAEPFYTLFYSSCSSKTGVPLPSFASLLLSTTYNPDAPAEVEMRKDIFVTYTTK; encoded by the coding sequence ATGAGAAACATAACTGCTCTAATATTAGTAAGCATTACCGTCACTGTCGGGATCGGAGTATTAACACCCAAAGCCACTAATGCCCAATTATTTTATCCACCAGCAAGCGATCGCCACTCATTAATGGTAATCGGTCAAGGGGTAGTGAGAGTGCCAGCAGATACAGCCGATATTGAATTGGTATTCAGTAGGGAAGATAGTAATGATGATTTAGAAACGAAACCCTCATCTCTACCGCAAACCCGCAACATATCCTCACCCTCCAGGTATGCCTCCGGCAACGGCAGTCCCTCTTTGTTGGAACAACAACACCAGGCTGCCTCACCAACTCTACTTTTAAATTACAAAAAAGCAGCAGAATCTTTACCAAGCAAAAAATCCCTAACTAAAGCAACTCTCCAGCCTGTAGTTAATAGCCTAGTTGCCAAAGGGATTCGTGCTGATAAAATTCAAGTGCAAATTAGCCCTGATTCCAGTGAAAACAGCGCCAAAATATTGGTGAGGCTGGAAAAACCCACACGCGATCGCGTCCAGGAAATTGTTGCTACTGCGAACAAGTCCACGAGCCAATTGGAAAATCTTTCCGTTAAGAGTGTGGGCGTAGAATACGCAGTAAATGACTGTCAAGCATTGCAGAGTTCCGTTTATCAATCAGCTATGAAAGATGCTCAAAGCCGCGCTCAAGCTTTAGCAACTGCTATGGGTGTTAAACTTGATATTCCTTCTGTCGCTGAACCATTTTACACATTATTTTATTCTTCATGTAGTTCTAAAACTGGAGTTCCTTTACCTTCATTTGCTAGTCTTTTATTATCAACGACTTATAATCCAGATGCCCCAGCAGAGGTAGAGATGAGAAAGGATATTTTTGTGACATATACAACTAAATAA
- a CDS encoding O-antigen ligase family protein — MLGASLNKVFDYFKSRWQSSWNYSLWALLIFPLSPLVGAVTIGFVSLITWLKQSRKINRRPINWGFALLSVLLIVSAGFADDKTAAFLGLFNLLPFFLLFVAHSALIQTFAQLRQMAWVLVIGSIPVVILGLGQLFLGWSFKFQFVWVVFSWTIRPGGNPPGRIASLFLHANTFAAYLAIVFILGVGLWLENYQQLRVKSQKSFLPFLFLSVAVIMNFIALIFTNSRNGWAIAIFACLAYALYQGWRILVGSVAAIVSSVLLAAFAPSPVAQFFRQYVPAFFWARLNDDMYPDRPVALMRKTQWGFAWSLAEQHPLTGWGLRSFSGLYKAQMQIPLGHPHNFFLMLSAETGFPSTLLFCGLLAWILIAGVQLLRKSKHINTEDRLIFFTYLLTFVGWILLNTVDVTLFDFRLNALSWVIFAAICGVIHRYNQYDKLASHQN; from the coding sequence ATGTTGGGAGCCAGCTTGAACAAAGTTTTTGACTATTTCAAGTCTCGTTGGCAATCTTCTTGGAACTACTCTCTGTGGGCACTGTTAATCTTCCCATTGAGTCCATTGGTGGGGGCTGTGACTATCGGTTTTGTCTCATTAATAACTTGGCTGAAACAATCCCGCAAAATTAATCGCCGCCCCATCAACTGGGGATTTGCCCTTTTGAGTGTGTTACTGATCGTCAGTGCTGGGTTTGCTGATGACAAGACAGCAGCATTCCTCGGCTTATTTAATTTATTACCATTCTTTTTACTTTTCGTTGCCCATAGCGCTCTAATTCAAACATTTGCCCAATTGCGGCAAATGGCTTGGGTTTTAGTAATCGGTTCCATACCAGTGGTAATTCTTGGTTTGGGACAGTTATTTTTAGGCTGGAGTTTTAAGTTCCAGTTTGTGTGGGTTGTATTTAGTTGGACAATCAGACCAGGAGGAAATCCGCCAGGTCGCATCGCTTCACTCTTTTTGCACGCTAATACTTTCGCTGCTTATCTAGCGATAGTTTTCATCCTTGGTGTAGGGTTGTGGCTAGAAAACTATCAGCAATTAAGAGTTAAGAGTCAAAAATCATTTCTTCCCTTCCTCTTCCTAAGCGTAGCGGTGATTATGAATTTCATCGCCTTGATTTTTACCAACTCGCGTAATGGCTGGGCGATCGCTATTTTTGCCTGTTTAGCTTATGCACTTTACCAAGGCTGGCGTATTCTTGTGGGTAGTGTGGCTGCGATCGTTTCTAGTGTGCTTTTGGCAGCTTTTGCTCCCTCGCCAGTCGCTCAATTTTTTCGTCAGTACGTTCCTGCTTTCTTTTGGGCAAGGTTAAATGACGACATGTATCCAGATCGGCCAGTCGCTTTAATGCGAAAAACTCAGTGGGGATTTGCCTGGTCTTTAGCTGAACAACATCCTTTGACTGGCTGGGGGTTACGTAGTTTTAGTGGACTCTACAAAGCCCAAATGCAAATTCCCTTGGGCCATCCCCATAACTTTTTTTTGATGTTATCTGCTGAAACTGGCTTTCCCAGCACTTTGTTATTTTGTGGCTTACTCGCTTGGATTTTGATCGCAGGTGTTCAATTACTACGAAAGTCAAAACATATAAATACAGAAGATAGATTGATATTTTTCACTTATCTTCTGACTTTTGTTGGTTGGATTCTATTGAATACAGTAGATGTAACCCTCTTTGATTTTCGTTTGAATGCACTTTCATGGGTAATATTTGCTGCCATTTGTGGAGTAATACATCGTTATAACCAATATGACAAGCTTGCATCTCATCAAAATTAG
- a CDS encoding Ycf51 family protein: MLTTANFLQYTQWSGIATLAFAALTALAFILKWGIRFRLVGTTGFMLVLTGGLFALSIVPLSRAVIPGAGKYTLVYDNGSTQAVITTSSQITPTQLEATLRQAASNLFSYGRSGTREDDNLTVRARTIIHPEPGISVPVYLGEVKRSLVSHQNSPVTVEIYTDKLAQLSKPTA, translated from the coding sequence ATGCTCACAACAGCTAATTTTCTTCAGTACACCCAATGGTCAGGTATAGCTACCTTGGCATTCGCTGCCTTAACAGCTTTAGCTTTTATTCTCAAATGGGGCATCCGCTTTCGGCTGGTGGGTACAACTGGCTTTATGCTGGTGCTGACGGGTGGTTTATTTGCACTATCGATAGTCCCCTTAAGTCGGGCTGTGATTCCAGGAGCAGGTAAGTACACTCTAGTTTATGACAATGGCTCCACACAAGCAGTTATTACCACATCATCCCAAATTACACCCACACAATTAGAAGCAACTTTACGTCAAGCAGCTAGTAATTTATTTTCTTATGGTCGTTCAGGTACACGTGAAGACGACAACTTGACAGTTCGCGCCCGTACCATTATCCACCCAGAACCAGGGATTTCTGTACCAGTTTACTTGGGTGAGGTGAAGCGATCGCTCGTTTCTCATCAAAATTCACCAGTCACAGTAGAAATTTACACAGATAAATTAGCCCAATTGTCAAAACCTACTGCTTAA
- a CDS encoding GH3 family domain-containing protein, producing MRPIIQLFGQILAPTARRFYRALDNPELMQTSVKREICDRLIKSEYGKTLEIHSLDDWQRVPIVDYDALQPWLNQKSQQISLTPEPILFYEKTSGSSGAVKWIPYTQSLRRSFNQMFCVWAHDLIVHGPKFSTGKIYACISPQLDVADNQSLQNDLDYLDGWLRWFLRPWLVMPNKLNRLHDVNLFKHQLALALLEAEKLEIISIWSPSFLQVHLKYIQENQDLLRTELHNRISHYRLQLLSESNIPWMQLWPNLKLISCWDSANAADQAQGLRLQFPGVLIQGKGLLATEAPITIPLIVAGGCVPVIDEVFFEFEDDTGSLYGLHELSTGKEYTIILSQKGGLYRYRIGDRIRVTHYYRHTPCLEFIGRHQAVSDLVGEKLQENFVNNALIKLNLQETNFKSLMPIADPPHYILLLDSAKETPGIIAEQLDRVLSESYHYQRARAIGQLAPPEVLISNKIPEVLVSHRIRTGSIWGGIKHPILATSPISNELLQKLNLEIAQK from the coding sequence ATGCGTCCGATTATTCAGCTTTTTGGGCAAATCCTCGCGCCAACTGCAAGGCGATTTTATCGAGCTTTGGATAACCCAGAGTTAATGCAGACATCTGTAAAAAGGGAAATTTGCGATCGCCTAATCAAAAGTGAGTATGGTAAAACTTTGGAGATTCATTCTCTAGACGATTGGCAGCGCGTACCAATTGTAGATTATGATGCACTCCAACCCTGGTTAAATCAGAAATCTCAGCAAATTTCCCTCACACCAGAACCCATTTTGTTTTATGAAAAAACCTCTGGTAGTAGTGGGGCGGTGAAATGGATTCCTTATACTCAATCTTTGCGGCGATCGTTTAATCAAATGTTCTGTGTATGGGCGCATGATTTGATTGTACATGGCCCGAAATTTTCTACAGGCAAGATTTATGCTTGCATCTCGCCGCAATTAGATGTAGCTGATAATCAAAGTTTACAGAACGATTTAGATTACTTAGATGGCTGGTTGCGTTGGTTTTTACGTCCTTGGTTGGTGATGCCAAATAAACTTAATCGGCTGCATGACGTGAACTTATTTAAACATCAGTTGGCTTTGGCATTATTAGAGGCTGAAAAACTAGAAATTATTTCTATTTGGAGTCCTAGTTTTCTCCAAGTACATTTAAAATATATTCAAGAGAATCAGGATTTATTGCGAACAGAATTACACAACCGGATTTCACATTATCGCCTGCAACTCCTCAGTGAAAGTAATATTCCCTGGATGCAACTCTGGCCAAATTTGAAGCTGATTTCCTGCTGGGATAGTGCCAATGCAGCAGATCAAGCTCAGGGATTACGTTTGCAATTTCCTGGTGTATTAATTCAAGGTAAAGGATTACTAGCAACGGAAGCCCCAATAACGATTCCGTTGATTGTAGCTGGCGGATGTGTGCCAGTTATTGATGAAGTTTTCTTCGAGTTCGAGGATGATACTGGTTCCCTATATGGTTTACACGAACTCAGCACTGGCAAGGAATACACGATTATTTTATCGCAGAAAGGAGGATTGTATCGTTATCGGATTGGCGATCGCATCCGGGTAACTCATTACTATCGCCACACTCCCTGTTTAGAGTTTATCGGACGACATCAAGCCGTTAGCGATTTGGTAGGCGAAAAGTTGCAAGAAAATTTTGTAAATAATGCTCTTATTAAGTTGAACTTGCAAGAAACTAATTTTAAAAGTTTGATGCCGATTGCCGATCCCCCACACTATATTTTATTATTAGATTCGGCAAAAGAAACCCCAGGAATTATTGCCGAACAATTGGATCGGGTTTTATCAGAATCATATCATTACCAAAGAGCGCGAGCCATCGGTCAACTCGCACCACCAGAGGTTTTAATCTCTAATAAAATTCCTGAAGTATTAGTTTCCCATCGTATCCGCACTGGAAGTATTTGGGGAGGTATTAAACATCCAATTCTGGCAACATCACCCATTAGCAATGAACTTTTGCAGAAATTGAACTTAGAAATTGCCCAGAAATAG
- a CDS encoding acyltransferase translates to MTVISKILSFFPTFILLLTGAAIIYLAYSPNIFSILAVLLSIYGLPVLVYRLHEWVYPVREGISYLLGKEYNPWWGSHQIQVIYIAIPALEAVLRLIPGVFSCWLRLWGAKVGRDVYWTPGLEIADRSLLEIGDRVVVGHNVGIYCHIIKPRKQNLMLYVKKVKIGSNVFVGAGSNLAPGVIIADDSYLPAATKLYPNQKVQ, encoded by the coding sequence ATGACAGTTATCAGCAAAATTCTTTCGTTTTTCCCTACCTTTATATTATTGCTAACTGGTGCAGCAATAATCTACCTCGCTTATTCACCCAACATCTTCAGCATTCTGGCGGTGTTGCTTTCTATTTATGGGCTACCAGTGCTAGTTTACCGCTTGCATGAATGGGTTTATCCTGTGCGCGAGGGTATTAGTTATCTACTAGGTAAAGAATATAATCCCTGGTGGGGTAGTCATCAAATCCAGGTAATTTATATTGCTATTCCAGCGTTGGAAGCAGTGCTGCGACTGATTCCAGGGGTGTTTTCCTGTTGGTTGCGATTGTGGGGTGCTAAAGTGGGGCGAGATGTATATTGGACACCAGGTTTAGAGATTGCCGATCGCAGTTTATTAGAAATTGGCGATCGCGTCGTTGTCGGGCATAATGTCGGTATCTATTGCCATATCATAAAACCCCGCAAACAAAATTTAATGTTGTATGTCAAAAAAGTCAAGATTGGCAGCAATGTTTTTGTGGGAGCCGGATCTAATCTTGCTCCTGGTGTAATCATTGCTGATGATTCTTATTTACCAGCAGCCACCAAGCTTTATCCTAATCAAAAGGTGCAATAA